The following are encoded together in the Thermosipho affectus genome:
- a CDS encoding site-2 protease family protein has protein sequence MKITIDLIQYLVTGFFAVILVIFPREVIKAYLIVLSGDNTPKKLKRTSLNPFVHLDPIGTVAFILFDFGWARPVPVFPLKNKNVRKILIFSSMIGPILGGFFFILYGLLAKSFFEYKIMYEVFYKACKWSLTYAIFSLLPVPPLDGSRLLGAFLPDDYWDWYIKYEIYGILFLLGILLLWILPLIMEPFVILINNLTNFIILGKGG, from the coding sequence GTGAAAATTACGATTGATCTGATACAATATTTAGTAACTGGATTTTTTGCTGTAATTTTAGTTATTTTTCCGCGTGAGGTTATAAAAGCTTACTTGATAGTTTTATCAGGGGATAATACGCCCAAGAAATTGAAGAGAACATCATTAAATCCATTTGTTCATCTGGATCCCATTGGGACGGTTGCATTTATTTTGTTTGATTTTGGTTGGGCAAGACCTGTTCCAGTTTTTCCACTGAAAAATAAAAATGTTAGAAAAATTCTGATTTTTTCATCGATGATTGGTCCAATTTTGGGAGGGTTTTTTTTTATTCTATACGGTTTGTTGGCAAAAAGTTTTTTTGAATATAAAATAATGTATGAAGTTTTTTATAAGGCGTGCAAATGGAGTCTTACATATGCAATATTTTCACTCTTACCAGTTCCACCACTTGATGGTTCAAGGCTTCTTGGTGCCTTTTTGCCAGATGATTATTGGGATTGGTATATAAAATATGAAATATATGGTATACTATTTTTGTTGGGAATTTTACTGCTTTGGATATTACCGCTTATAATGGAACCTTTTGTTATATTGATAAATAATCTGACAAATTTTATAATACTAGGAAAAGGGGGATAA
- the hydF gene encoding [FeFe] hydrogenase H-cluster maturation GTPase HydF: protein MIASGGFRKYIAITGKRNVGKSSFMNALIGQEVSIVSNVAGTTTDPVFKSMELSPVGPVTLIDTPGLDDIGELGIKRIKKAKKTLYRADCGILIVDNKPGDFEEQIINLFKELEIPYLIVINKIDKIDPEKIEKAYKKYNVPIIKVSALKKSGFEDIGEKINSLLPKDDEIPYLSDLIDGGDLVILVVPIDLGAPKGRLIMPQVHAIREGLDRESLVLVVKERELRYAIENIGIKPRLVVTDSQSVMKVVSDVPDDVDLTTFSILESRYRGDLEYFVESVKAIENLSDGDTVIIMEGCTHRPLTEDIGRVKIPRWLTNHTGAALNFKVWAGVDLPELSEIEDAKLVIHCGGCVMNRNNMMRRVRMFKRLDIPMTNYGVIISYLHGVLDRAIKPLMR, encoded by the coding sequence ATGATAGCAAGTGGAGGATTCAGAAAATATATTGCAATTACCGGAAAGAGAAATGTTGGAAAATCTTCGTTTATGAACGCACTAATTGGCCAAGAAGTATCAATAGTAAGTAATGTGGCAGGAACTACTACAGATCCCGTATTCAAAAGTATGGAGCTTTCACCTGTTGGACCTGTTACACTAATTGATACTCCTGGTCTTGATGACATTGGAGAATTAGGAATAAAACGTATAAAAAAGGCAAAAAAAACTTTGTATAGAGCAGATTGCGGAATCTTAATAGTTGATAATAAACCTGGTGATTTTGAAGAACAGATTATAAACCTCTTTAAAGAACTTGAAATTCCATATTTAATAGTAATAAATAAAATAGACAAAATAGACCCAGAAAAAATAGAAAAAGCATACAAAAAGTATAATGTCCCAATTATAAAGGTTTCCGCTTTAAAAAAAAGTGGCTTTGAGGACATTGGAGAAAAAATAAATTCACTATTACCAAAAGATGATGAAATACCTTATCTTTCGGATTTAATAGACGGTGGAGATCTAGTAATATTAGTTGTCCCAATCGATTTAGGTGCACCAAAAGGTAGGTTAATAATGCCACAAGTACATGCAATAAGAGAGGGGTTAGACAGAGAATCGTTAGTATTAGTGGTAAAAGAAAGGGAATTAAGATATGCAATTGAAAATATAGGAATAAAACCTAGACTAGTTGTTACAGATTCTCAAAGTGTAATGAAAGTCGTTTCAGATGTGCCTGATGATGTAGATCTAACTACTTTTTCCATACTTGAATCAAGGTATAGAGGTGATTTAGAATATTTTGTTGAAAGCGTAAAAGCAATTGAAAATCTATCAGACGGAGATACCGTTATCATAATGGAAGGTTGTACCCACAGGCCACTTACTGAAGACATAGGACGAGTTAAAATTCCAAGGTGGTTAACCAATCACACAGGAGCAGCATTAAACTTTAAAGTATGGGCAGGGGTGGACCTTCCAGAACTTTCTGAAATTGAAGACGCAAAATTGGTTATTCACTGTGGTGGTTGTGTAATGAACAGAAATAACATGATGAGAAGGGTTCGTATGTTCAAGCGTTTGGACATTCCCATGACAAATTACGGAGTTATAATATCTTATTTACACGGTGTGCTTGATAGAGCTATTAAGCCATTAATGAGGTGA
- the udk gene encoding uridine kinase, whose product MFVIGIGGGTGSGKTTVAQKIHEIIGKENSVILPMDNYYKDMSHIPLEERKKYNYDHPDMIESSLLVMHLNKLLSSKSIKLPEYDFKIYSRTEKFTILEPKPVIIVEGIFALYYEDLRKVYDLSIFVDAESDVRFIRRLERDIKERGRTLESVVEQYLNMVKPMHDAYVEPSKKYADLIIPKGGFNEKAIDVVVEFIFKKMTNL is encoded by the coding sequence ATGTTTGTTATTGGAATTGGTGGTGGCACAGGTTCTGGAAAAACTACGGTTGCGCAAAAGATCCATGAAATAATAGGCAAAGAAAATAGCGTAATTTTGCCTATGGACAATTATTATAAAGATATGAGTCATATACCACTTGAGGAAAGAAAAAAGTATAACTATGACCATCCTGATATGATAGAGTCATCTTTGTTGGTGATGCATTTAAATAAGTTGTTATCTTCAAAGAGTATAAAGTTACCGGAATATGATTTTAAGATTTATTCTAGGACAGAAAAGTTTACTATTTTAGAACCAAAACCTGTTATTATAGTAGAAGGAATTTTTGCACTTTATTATGAGGATTTGAGAAAGGTTTACGATTTATCAATTTTTGTCGATGCTGAAAGTGATGTGAGGTTTATAAGGAGACTTGAAAGGGATATTAAAGAGAGAGGGCGGACTCTTGAAAGCGTTGTAGAGCAGTATTTGAATATGGTGAAACCTATGCATGATGCGTATGTGGAGCCTTCAAAAAAATATGCTGATTTGATTATACCCAAAGGTGGTTTTAATGAAAAAGCAATAGATGTTGTTGTGGAATTTATTTTTAAAAAGATGACTAATTTATGA
- a CDS encoding B12-binding domain-containing radical SAM protein, with translation MKALLVNPWIEDFAAYDFWLKPLGLLYVASYLDKLGFEVYLVDLMNRHDIDLKRFVNVPRDKFYGTGKFPFVEVKKPDVLKFIPRKYKRYGAPKEFFYYKLKDIGKVDIIFVTSTLTYWYPGYWDTISFLKSYYGNNVPIVFGGFYVRNIPSHARKTGVHIFPSNDLNRLPKFLEQVTGKEIKSKNIDWFMLPPMYELYNNLGYLVFLTTLGCPYKCSYCIAHRIWDGIKFKPPEVVVFEIEKYVETFNVKDIVFFDDAILVNSKKHFKVILKKLLEKGYSKYRFHLPNGIHARLIDEEIAELMKELNFKTIKLGYETSGELQLKTGGKVVDKDLVRAARIFRKKGFTEREVSAYIMVNIPGQSVEDVKNAINFCKTEGIGFSINEFTPIIGTDDWINLVNEGKLTGLEDPLLLNNTVLPFWWKFGMSENVVQYLKMYARKVKEGENYD, from the coding sequence ATGAAAGCACTATTAGTTAATCCTTGGATTGAAGATTTTGCAGCATATGATTTTTGGCTTAAACCGTTAGGCCTGTTATATGTGGCATCTTATTTAGATAAATTAGGGTTTGAAGTCTATCTTGTTGATTTAATGAATAGACACGATATTGATTTAAAAAGATTCGTAAATGTTCCTAGGGATAAGTTTTATGGCACAGGAAAATTTCCATTTGTTGAAGTAAAAAAACCAGATGTGTTAAAATTTATTCCGAGAAAATACAAAAGATACGGAGCACCCAAAGAGTTTTTTTATTACAAATTAAAAGATATAGGAAAAGTTGATATAATTTTTGTTACTTCTACGTTGACTTATTGGTATCCAGGTTATTGGGATACTATTTCTTTTTTAAAGAGTTATTATGGAAATAACGTACCTATTGTATTTGGTGGCTTTTATGTTAGAAATATACCGTCTCATGCGAGAAAGACTGGAGTACATATCTTTCCGAGTAATGATTTAAATAGATTGCCAAAGTTTTTAGAACAAGTAACAGGAAAAGAAATTAAATCTAAAAATATAGATTGGTTTATGCTTCCACCCATGTATGAGCTTTACAATAATTTGGGATATTTAGTTTTTTTAACTACTTTAGGATGTCCTTATAAGTGTTCGTATTGTATTGCTCATAGGATATGGGATGGAATAAAATTTAAACCTCCGGAAGTTGTGGTTTTTGAAATTGAAAAATACGTTGAAACATTTAACGTAAAAGATATAGTATTTTTTGATGATGCAATTTTGGTAAATTCCAAAAAGCATTTTAAAGTAATTTTAAAGAAGTTGTTGGAAAAAGGGTATTCAAAGTATAGGTTTCACCTTCCAAATGGAATACATGCTAGACTGATAGACGAAGAAATAGCGGAATTGATGAAGGAATTAAATTTTAAAACTATAAAACTTGGGTATGAAACTTCTGGAGAACTCCAGTTAAAAACGGGAGGTAAGGTCGTAGATAAAGATTTGGTAAGAGCTGCGCGTATTTTTAGAAAAAAAGGTTTTACCGAAAGAGAAGTTTCAGCGTATATTATGGTAAATATCCCTGGGCAAAGTGTTGAAGATGTAAAAAATGCTATTAATTTTTGTAAAACTGAAGGTATAGGATTTTCTATTAATGAATTTACTCCAATAATAGGTACAGATGATTGGATAAATTTGGTAAATGAAGGAAAATTAACTGGATTAGAGGATCCTTTGTTGCTCAATAATACCGTTTTACCTTTTTGGTGGAAATTTGGAATGAGTGAAAATGTGGTACAATATTTAAAGATGTATGCAAGAAAGGTAAAAGAAGGTGAAAATTACGATTGA
- a CDS encoding metal-dependent hydrolase codes for MPNFDSHIRVGMFFYPIVLGVYLFILHLLNMGYPDEKVIAFGFFLFVLSSDMPDIDHNHSFLHKFIRLLVISFVIYFEFTKKIIISFFDLNVGLYLRFLIAFLTGLFFGILFEIIIPKHRGPLHTFWAALIYGGIMFSGAYYLGFKAENSAFLGIISTIGYLVHIIMDISFVEKNGKLIKR; via the coding sequence ATGCCAAATTTTGATTCTCATATAAGGGTTGGAATGTTTTTTTACCCAATTGTTTTGGGTGTTTATCTTTTTATTTTACATCTTTTAAATATGGGATATCCAGACGAGAAAGTTATAGCTTTTGGTTTTTTCCTTTTTGTTTTGTCATCTGATATGCCAGATATTGATCACAACCATTCTTTTTTACATAAATTTATAAGGTTACTTGTTATATCCTTTGTTATTTATTTCGAGTTTACAAAGAAAATTATTATATCTTTTTTTGATTTAAATGTTGGATTGTATTTGAGATTTTTGATAGCGTTTTTGACGGGATTATTTTTTGGGATTTTGTTTGAGATTATTATTCCTAAACATAGAGGGCCATTGCATACTTTTTGGGCTGCATTAATTTATGGTGGAATAATGTTTTCAGGTGCGTATTATTTGGGATTTAAGGCTGAAAATTCAGCTTTTCTTGGTATAATATCTACGATAGGATATCTTGTTCATATAATAATGGATATTTCTTTTGTTGAAAAAAATGGAAAATTAATTAAAAGGTGA
- a CDS encoding type III pantothenate kinase: protein MKLLFDVGNTHTTIALTDNGKKFNIKRISTYSLQTEDELYVYLKMLFSENYDQIIVSSVVPNINHIFEFFSKKYIGKDAVFLNAKLYKNIKWDVRVPSDIGADRVANVIAAEKDYGNNAIIVDFGTAITIDVLKNGIYEGGVIIPGFGMMVNALFKGTAKLPKVELKPSDVFIGKDTESNIRIGVINTVLEGIIKVVEKIKSETEITSVIFTGGQSKIIMDYKKDVIYDLELGLRGIYYFYESTIS, encoded by the coding sequence ATGAAACTTCTTTTTGACGTAGGAAATACTCATACAACTATTGCACTTACGGATAATGGGAAGAAATTTAATATAAAGCGCATATCGACGTATTCATTGCAAACAGAAGATGAATTATACGTTTATCTTAAAATGTTATTTAGTGAAAACTATGATCAAATAATAGTTTCTTCAGTTGTTCCTAATATTAACCATATTTTTGAGTTTTTTTCTAAAAAATATATAGGTAAAGATGCTGTGTTTTTAAATGCAAAATTATACAAGAATATAAAGTGGGATGTTAGAGTTCCTTCTGATATTGGTGCAGATAGAGTGGCAAATGTGATTGCAGCTGAAAAGGATTACGGTAATAACGCGATAATAGTAGATTTTGGTACGGCGATAACTATTGATGTTTTGAAAAATGGAATATATGAAGGAGGAGTTATAATTCCTGGATTTGGGATGATGGTTAATGCCTTGTTTAAAGGAACTGCAAAACTTCCAAAGGTGGAGTTAAAGCCATCAGATGTTTTTATTGGAAAAGATACAGAATCTAATATAAGAATAGGTGTGATTAATACAGTACTTGAAGGGATAATAAAAGTTGTTGAGAAAATAAAAAGTGAAACAGAAATTACCTCTGTTATATTCACAGGAGGACAATCAAAGATAATAATGGATTATAAAAAAGATGTTATTTACGATTTAGAATTAGGTCTTAGGGGGATTTATTACTTTTATGAAAGCACTATTAGTTAA
- a CDS encoding gluconeogenesis factor YvcK family protein gives MNFVVVGGGTGVSTLLRGLKYFKGIDLKAIITVTDEGGSSGVLRREYNIIPPGDIRNNLVALAKDEEILGKLFSYRFSNGFLLGHTVGNIILTALTKMLGSFTKAVEYISEVLAINGKVIPVSEDLVRLVAFYEDGTVAHGESEIMKVVKKKIIKISLDKETYINKEADCAIKNADVIILGPGSIYTSIIPNLLVNGFYESLNKSKAKVVYVSNLMTQPSESYNFTLSDHVTTIERYLKRKVDYIIVSYSNICESVLRRYLENGSVPVEVDMNDERIIIDDLIEMKDNDGRIRHNPLRLASLIIDLIR, from the coding sequence ATGAATTTTGTAGTAGTTGGAGGCGGAACAGGAGTTTCAACTTTGTTAAGAGGTCTGAAATACTTTAAGGGTATTGATTTAAAAGCTATTATTACCGTTACAGATGAAGGAGGAAGTTCTGGAGTTTTAAGAAGAGAATACAATATTATACCTCCGGGAGATATTAGAAACAATTTAGTTGCACTTGCAAAAGATGAGGAGATACTGGGGAAGTTATTTTCGTATAGATTTTCAAATGGTTTTTTGTTGGGACATACAGTTGGGAACATAATTTTAACCGCACTTACAAAAATGTTAGGTAGTTTTACAAAAGCAGTAGAGTATATTTCAGAGGTATTAGCTATAAATGGTAAGGTAATTCCAGTATCTGAAGATTTAGTAAGACTTGTTGCATTTTACGAAGATGGAACTGTTGCTCATGGTGAAAGTGAAATAATGAAAGTTGTAAAAAAGAAAATTATTAAAATATCTTTAGATAAAGAAACTTATATTAACAAAGAAGCAGATTGTGCAATTAAAAATGCCGATGTTATTATACTTGGCCCCGGGAGCATTTATACAAGTATTATACCTAATTTACTAGTAAATGGATTTTACGAGAGTTTAAACAAATCAAAGGCAAAAGTTGTATATGTTTCCAATTTAATGACTCAACCATCAGAGTCATATAATTTTACTCTTAGTGACCATGTGACAACAATTGAAAGATATTTAAAAAGAAAAGTTGATTATATTATTGTATCTTATTCTAATATTTGTGAAAGTGTTTTGAGACGGTATTTAGAAAATGGTTCAGTTCCAGTTGAAGTAGATATGAATGATGAAAGAATTATAATAGATGATTTAATTGAAATGAAAGATAATGATGGGAGAATAAGGCATAATCCTTTGAGACTTGCGAGTTTAATTATTGATTTGATCAGGTGA
- a CDS encoding cell division protein ZapA translates to MVKKTLEFNGKKFIVESDVEEEILNYIEQRLVKLNKKYDNLSSLDERFLAMLCDVIENEFKCLDEISKLSEKLKNMEEPNVENRSI, encoded by the coding sequence ATGGTGAAGAAAACGCTTGAGTTTAATGGTAAAAAATTTATTGTTGAATCTGATGTTGAAGAAGAGATATTAAATTATATCGAACAAAGATTAGTTAAATTAAACAAAAAGTATGATAATCTTTCATCGTTAGATGAAAGATTTCTTGCAATGTTGTGTGATGTGATTGAAAATGAATTTAAATGTTTGGATGAAATTTCAAAATTAAGTGAAAAGTTAAAAAATATGGAGGAACCTAACGTTGAAAATAGGTCTATTTGA
- a CDS encoding polyprenyl synthetase family protein: MDFEVFRNVHIKYIEKNIEEVIDENKLTNSQDYLVDELKLFCLRSGKRIRPLLFLLGAESFGAKIDERIYKVSAVIEVMHSFLLIHDDIMDQSDKRRGLPSMHSLLYEKFKDLNFNPRIGENLALVLGDVLFFIALRALSKLELPNGFLKDFSECYINTGYGQILDVIYSMNKKYKEIFEEKKISLEISKLKTAYYTFFYPFYLGALFGKRNVPRRDLEGVLIPAGIAFQIRDDILSTFDENSGKSNLSDILEGKVTALIDFGKYDDNFFEMYFKPRKTDKEIGFIIDAIRKSGAVESAKIVMNELFELSLKNLEKIDIKNKEVLMDLILRLRRD, translated from the coding sequence ATGGATTTTGAAGTGTTTAGGAACGTTCATATTAAATATATAGAAAAAAATATAGAAGAAGTTATAGACGAAAACAAATTAACAAATTCACAAGATTATCTTGTTGATGAATTAAAATTGTTTTGTTTAAGGTCTGGGAAGAGAATAAGGCCATTGTTATTTTTGTTAGGTGCAGAGAGTTTTGGGGCGAAAATTGATGAAAGGATTTATAAAGTTTCGGCGGTAATTGAAGTAATGCATTCTTTTTTATTAATACACGATGATATTATGGATCAATCTGATAAAAGAAGAGGACTACCTTCTATGCATAGTCTTTTGTATGAAAAGTTTAAAGATTTGAATTTTAATCCAAGAATTGGAGAAAATTTAGCGTTAGTGTTGGGAGATGTGTTGTTTTTTATAGCTTTAAGGGCTTTGAGTAAATTAGAATTGCCAAATGGTTTTTTAAAAGATTTTTCAGAATGTTACATAAATACTGGATATGGTCAAATCTTGGACGTTATTTATTCTATGAACAAAAAATATAAGGAGATTTTTGAAGAAAAGAAAATTTCTTTGGAAATTTCTAAATTAAAAACGGCTTATTATACCTTTTTTTATCCTTTTTATCTTGGAGCACTTTTTGGAAAAAGAAATGTTCCAAGGAGGGATTTGGAGGGTGTATTAATTCCTGCGGGGATAGCTTTTCAGATAAGAGATGATATATTAAGTACATTTGATGAAAATTCTGGAAAATCTAATCTTTCCGATATTTTGGAAGGAAAAGTAACGGCATTAATAGATTTTGGAAAATATGATGATAATTTTTTTGAGATGTATTTTAAACCTCGAAAAACGGACAAAGAAATAGGGTTTATAATTGATGCGATAAGAAAAAGTGGAGCTGTAGAAAGTGCTAAAATCGTGATGAACGAGTTGTTTGAGCTTTCGCTAAAGAATTTAGAAAAAATAGATATAAAGAACAAAGAGGTGCTAATGGATTTAATATTGAGATTAAGGAGAGATTAA
- the murI gene encoding glutamate racemase: MKIGLFDSGIGGISVLKKLAYVNGAHYIYIADTERAPYGLRTPEVLESFVWEFVEFFHKKRVNEIFAACNTTDSIILERNLDLGIKYNSIIKAGINAIKADRIGVIGTNVTIKNGSYKRYLEMMGKEVYQKSTQLFVSIVEEGVFYGRMVEAIANYYLLSLRKENIRELILGCTHFPFLKGIISRVLPKVRIIDPAEELSKLVPKDNSKKPFVEFYVTGDPVIFERKLKRINFRVPYTVNKFRVRKVISIEKFSDFNGIIGSR; encoded by the coding sequence TTGAAAATAGGTCTATTTGATTCAGGGATTGGGGGAATTTCTGTTTTAAAAAAGCTTGCATATGTAAATGGAGCACATTATATTTATATTGCGGATACCGAAAGGGCTCCATATGGATTAAGGACTCCGGAAGTCCTTGAGTCTTTTGTTTGGGAATTTGTAGAGTTTTTTCATAAGAAGAGAGTTAATGAGATTTTTGCAGCTTGTAATACTACAGATTCAATTATATTGGAAAGAAATTTGGATTTAGGGATAAAATATAATAGTATAATTAAAGCCGGTATAAATGCGATAAAAGCCGATAGGATTGGAGTTATAGGCACAAATGTTACTATAAAAAATGGTAGTTATAAACGTTATTTGGAAATGATGGGTAAAGAGGTTTATCAAAAATCTACACAATTATTTGTTTCTATAGTTGAAGAAGGGGTTTTTTACGGCAGAATGGTTGAAGCTATTGCAAATTATTATTTGCTTTCTTTAAGAAAGGAGAATATTAGAGAATTGATATTGGGTTGTACACATTTTCCTTTCTTAAAGGGAATAATTTCAAGGGTTTTACCTAAGGTTAGAATAATTGACCCAGCCGAAGAGCTGTCAAAATTAGTACCAAAAGATAATTCGAAAAAACCGTTTGTTGAGTTTTATGTAACAGGAGATCCGGTAATTTTTGAAAGAAAATTAAAAAGAATAAATTTTAGAGTTCCGTATACTGTTAATAAGTTTAGAGTTAGAAAGGTGATATCCATTGAAAAATTTAGTGATTTTAACGGGATTATCGGGAGCAGGTAA
- the rapZ gene encoding RNase adapter RapZ gives MKNLVILTGLSGAGKSTALGLLEDMGFYCIDNLPVNLIEQIIPIISINVENLALVIDSRSGNLEDMYLVIENLKKKYLKEIKIIFLNAKDSVLINRFAHTRRNHPLLKVSNSLEKAIENERNSFTKILEISDIVIDTSNLNPHQLRERLVEILTSVEKKFLLRILSFGFKYGVPLDVDFVFDVRFFPNPFYVVGLRNKTGKDKEVKEFLYNTQGVSDFIDMLKQVIDFAISRYENEGRMELSVGIGCTGGQHRSVFFAEELAKFYLEACKVLLEHRDVK, from the coding sequence TTGAAAAATTTAGTGATTTTAACGGGATTATCGGGAGCAGGTAAATCTACAGCACTTGGATTATTAGAAGATATGGGATTTTATTGTATAGATAATTTGCCTGTAAATTTAATTGAGCAGATAATACCCATAATATCTATTAATGTAGAAAATTTGGCCTTGGTTATAGATTCAAGAAGTGGGAATCTGGAAGATATGTATTTAGTTATTGAAAATTTAAAGAAGAAGTATTTAAAGGAAATTAAAATAATATTTTTGAATGCAAAGGATAGTGTGTTAATAAATAGATTTGCACACACTCGAAGAAATCACCCTTTGCTTAAGGTTTCTAATTCGTTGGAAAAAGCAATTGAAAATGAAAGAAATTCGTTTACAAAAATTTTGGAGATATCAGATATAGTTATTGATACTTCTAATCTAAATCCACATCAATTGAGGGAAAGATTAGTAGAAATATTGACAAGTGTAGAGAAGAAATTTTTATTGCGTATTCTAAGTTTTGGATTTAAATATGGAGTGCCATTAGATGTTGATTTTGTGTTTGATGTTCGTTTTTTTCCTAACCCATTTTATGTAGTGGGTTTAAGAAATAAAACTGGAAAAGACAAAGAGGTTAAAGAATTTTTATACAATACACAGGGTGTAAGTGATTTTATTGATATGTTGAAACAAGTTATTGATTTTGCGATTTCAAGATATGAAAATGAGGGAAGAATGGAGTTAAGTGTTGGAATTGGGTGTACTGGTGGTCAACACCGCTCTGTATTCTTTGCTGAAGAGCTTGCAAAATTTTATCTGGAAGCTTGCAAAGTTTTATTGGAGCATAGGGACGTGAAGTAA
- a CDS encoding HD domain-containing protein, which translates to MYHKVSRDPIHAEIFMYPLEILASDTKAMQRLRYLSQLVGSEYVYPCATHTRFAHSLGVMHISGMYAKHLFEDKAKVRILRLAGLLHDIGHGPFSHQFDEVVYKNMGLDDGHDEYRNKILTEYMPNAMLKVYERAPEKLQKAVLEDVEFVLGGISDLLDDFRKIMQMVIDVYEGEEYGTIEFAVIQGPLGADRMDFVLRDSYFAGTRGFGTGSLDRLVRNSMIIEKDGKKHLAYNIKVIDEIYTTLFGRFMMYKNVYFHKTSRAADLMIQELLELSYKPLKLKERVENLGTFMELTDQRIINEIEIYFKQIVEEYNISSFKETKEKILNYEIDLQPLELDIVMAYEIVERLKNRDFWKTILETPFSVEGIDPSVASQGFAMDVLKKIKLRLKKAIEGADEEDKNGLAEILSNFDNIFKVDTPYKLSLVHPEEFLKSNIYIYDFWKKQVLSFDEYVKEYPAYRLMSSNLIQIVRFYVTKDIRSLLEKYNVIPKVDMQLTTRW; encoded by the coding sequence ATGTACCATAAAGTTTCAAGAGATCCCATTCATGCAGAAATTTTTATGTATCCTTTGGAAATCTTGGCATCTGATACTAAGGCAATGCAAAGATTAAGATATTTGTCACAATTAGTAGGTTCAGAATATGTATATCCTTGTGCAACTCATACTAGATTTGCACATTCGTTAGGAGTAATGCATATATCTGGTATGTATGCAAAGCATCTTTTTGAAGATAAAGCTAAAGTAAGAATTTTAAGATTAGCTGGATTATTACATGATATAGGTCATGGGCCATTTAGTCATCAATTCGATGAAGTGGTTTACAAGAATATGGGGTTAGATGATGGCCATGATGAATATAGAAATAAAATTTTAACAGAGTATATGCCAAATGCCATGTTAAAGGTTTACGAAAGGGCTCCTGAAAAGTTACAAAAGGCAGTTTTAGAAGATGTTGAATTTGTTTTAGGAGGTATTTCAGATCTTTTAGATGATTTTAGGAAGATAATGCAAATGGTGATAGATGTTTATGAGGGAGAAGAGTATGGAACAATAGAATTTGCAGTTATTCAAGGTCCCTTAGGAGCAGATAGAATGGACTTTGTCCTTAGAGATTCATACTTTGCAGGTACTAGAGGATTTGGGACTGGGTCTTTGGATAGACTTGTGAGAAATTCCATGATAATTGAAAAAGATGGAAAAAAACATTTGGCTTATAACATTAAGGTTATAGATGAGATTTATACTACGTTATTTGGCAGATTTATGATGTACAAAAATGTTTATTTCCATAAGACTTCACGTGCCGCAGATTTAATGATCCAAGAGCTTTTAGAGTTAAGTTATAAACCTTTGAAGTTAAAAGAACGTGTTGAAAATTTAGGAACTTTCATGGAATTAACCGATCAAAGAATTATAAATGAAATAGAAATTTACTTTAAGCAAATAGTTGAAGAGTACAATATTAGTTCATTTAAAGAGACAAAAGAAAAGATTTTAAATTATGAAATTGACCTACAACCTTTGGAATTGGATATTGTAATGGCATATGAGATAGTGGAGAGATTAAAAAATAGAGATTTTTGGAAGACTATATTGGAAACGCCATTTTCCGTTGAGGGTATAGATCCTTCTGTTGCAAGTCAAGGATTTGCAATGGATGTTTTGAAAAAAATTAAGCTAAGATTGAAAAAGGCTATTGAAGGTGCAGATGAAGAGGATAAAAATGGACTTGCAGAGATACTTTCAAATTTTGATAATATATTTAAAGTAGATACGCCTTATAAACTTTCCTTAGTGCATCCGGAAGAATTTTTAAAAAGTAATATATATATTTACGATTTTTGGAAAAAACAAGTTTTGTCCTTTGATGAGTATGTAAAAGAATATCCCGCGTATAGACTCATGAGCAGTAATTTAATACAAATAGTGAGGTTTTATGTTACAAAAGATATAAGGAGTTTATTGGAAAAGTATAATGTAATACCAAAAGTGGACATGCAACTTACTACGAGGTGGTAA